The DNA sequence AGCGACGTGCACAGGAATTGGTTGGCTGTGCGCTGCTGTGGTTGGCGGTTTTTCCTGTGCCAATGTTGATGGCAGAGTTGGTCCGATATGCCTGGGGACAGCCCAGCTGGAATCTGTCGTTTCATCATTACGTCTCAATTGCACTGGGCTTGGCACTGCTGGTCACAGTCATTCGTTGGATCTCGCAGTGGTTCACGCTGACCATATCTCGTACCGCTGCACTGGCGCGTTATGACCGGGAACTGTCGCTCAGCGATCGGTTGGTAACGGCTGAGGAGTTTTCCCGACGGGAGACCCGTACCCCATTTATGGTGGCTGCAATTGAGGATGCTGGCCAGTTGGCACGTGCCGCCCAGCGTCACAAGCTTCATGAGACCGATCCTTCACCGACGCTTATTTCCCCTCCGGCAATCGTTTCGATATGGCTTGCCATTGTGCTGATGTTGCTGTCCGTTTGGGTCGGCGCACAACAACAGGCTCCGGGTATTGTTGTGTCTGGAGTTTCAGTCGATATCACTGGCTCGTCAGGCAGTGTTGATCTGCGTGACCAGGGGCAAAACTCAACAAATGGCAGTCAACTGGCATCTGAGCCTGCCGCAGGGGCTGGCGATATGGAGTTAGCTGGTAACCAGGATTCTCCACAACAACAAGCGAACTCGTCGGAAGGTGCTGGTCAACAGGCTGACCTGGCGTCTCAGCAGTCGTCTGAAGCGGAGGCAAGCAGTCATGGAGGCGCACCCAAGGCAACCGCTGGTAGTGAGTCTGGAAACGGACTGGCATCGGAAGGTAAAGGCGGCTTATCAAAGTCAGCATCTGGTAATCGTTCAAAGAAAGAAAAGAAAGAAAATACAAACGGTGAAAAATCATCGGCTGGTGCATCGTCTTCCGCGCATTCTGCGACATCAAATTCTGATGGGGGTGTTGGTGAAGGCAGCAATGCAGACTCTTCCGTAGAAATGGAGGAAGAAGGTGGTGATGGCGTAATGGTTGGGTCTAACCGTCTTGAGGCCGAACAGAAGCCTGAGGAAATTGAAGTTTCCGATGATGATCCGCAAGAGTTTGAAGAAGGTGGAGAGGGCGGCGAGCAAGGTGAAGAAGAGTCGCAAAACGGTCAGGCAAAAACAGCTAGCGGTGGTAAGCCGGATCCAAATGCCGAAAGCAAACGTGCCAAGCAGGAGTCTTCTGAGTCGTCTTCCAGTGAATCACAGGTCGGAAAGCCGGCAGATGGCCGCGGTGAGGGTGAAGACCCGATCAAGAAAGAGCGCGGAGCACCGAGCGCTATTTTGGGTGTGCCGATGCGGGATAAGTTAATTGGTAAGTCCGGTATTGGCCCTGAGAGCATGAAACAGGAGCAGACTCAGCCTAGCGCGGAGTCTGCGGTCAGTCTGTTGGCGCAATCGCGTATGAAGCGCTCAAACGCTATGCGCGCCCTCGAGCCGACCGCCGTTGAAACCTGGTCCGAACCCGTGGTGAAAAATTATTTCAAATCCCTGCGCCAGACGCAGGAGCAAAAAACAGAATCCAGGAAAGTTGAGAGGTAGAGAGAAAATGACTTCAGCAATTAATAATCCGGTGTTTACGTCCGAAGATGCTCGCAAAGCGGCTGAACGGTTTCGCGAAATCTACAGCAATATCAAAACACAGGTTTGCGAGATGATGGTGGGTCAGGACGAGGTGATTGACGGTGTAATGACTGCACTTTTTGCAGGCGGTCACGTACTGCTGGAAGGTGTTCCGGGCCTAGGTAAAACCATGTTGGTGAACTCTCTGTCCAAAGCGGTTGGAACAGATTTCTCACGCATTCAGTTCACCCCGGACATGATGCCTGCGGATATTCAGGGTACATCCGTGCTGATGGAAACCCCGGACGGTGGTCAGGAGCTGCAGTTCCAGGAAGGCCCGATTGTTTCCAACCTGGTGTTGGCGGATGAGATCAACCGCGCTACACCCAAAACACAGTCCGCACTGCTGGAAGCGATGCAGGAGCGTCAGGTAACCGTTGGCAAACGGACTATTAAACTGCCTGAGCCGTTCTGTGTGCTGGCCACTCAAAACCCGGTAGAGCAGGAAGGTACTTATCCGCTGCCGGAAGCACAGCTCGACCGTTTTCTATTTAAATTAGTGGTTGGTTATCCAAAAGAGCAGGATTACCACACCATTCTTGATCGCACCACAGGCGGAGCCTCTCCGGTAATTACCGCTGCGACTACCGGCCAAGAAATTATCGAAATGCGCAACATTGTCCGTCAGGTTCCGGTGTCTGATGTAGCCAAAACTTACGCTATTCATCTGGTGATGGGTACCCAGCCGGGCAGCGATTATGCCCCGGACATTGTCAATGAATTTGCAGCATTGGGTTCATCGCCTCGCGGTGCCCAGTCATTGCTGCTGGCCGGTAAGGTCCGGGCTTTGTTGAGCGGTCGATTTGCGGTGAGCTGCGACGACATTCGTGACGTGGCTATACCGGTATTGCGTCACCGCATGGTGATTAATTTCCATGGCCAGTCTGAAGGCATTAACGACGCCGATCTGGTGCGCGAAATTGTAGCCAACGTAAAACAACCAAACGAATAATTAAATAACGATATTTATTGCTGCCCCCGAGGGGCAGCCGGAGAGAGGGAGTATTTATTATGTTTAAACGAACTGCTATTGCGTCTGTTGTCGCTGGTTTGGCACTGTCCATGAGTGCGTTTAGTGGCGATTTCGATTATGTGCTGGAAGATATGGCGGCGGTGAAAAAACAAATTGAAGCTAAAATCTCAATTGTTCCAGATAAGAAAACCCAAATGACTATTGCCCAGCAATTGGATTTTGAAGTCGAATTACAATCGTTGATGGAAATGCAAGCGCAAACGGTTGGCCTGGAAGCTGAAGCCTATCGCCTGGCTGAACTCAAGCTTTACATGGATTACCAGAATAAGAAATTCAAAAAAGTTTTGAAAAAAGTTGTCAACGATGTTCCGGCGTCCAGCTATGCCTGGTCTGCATTTCCCGAATTGGCTGGTTCCGTGGCCATTCATTTACCGAAAGTCATCAACCAAAAAGCCATGCCTTACATTGACGGGTTGCGAAGCAATAGTTCTGCGGATGTGGTTGCCCATGTTGAAGGTGTTGATCTGCTGTACATGATTTTTAATGGTCAATTACCGAAAGCGGAAGCCACCTACGATCGCCTGTCAAAAACTTATCCGGATATGGCTGTTCTGGAGCAGGCCAAACAACAGCTGGAACACCTGCGCACTAAGCCACATGTTGGCAAAGAGGCTATGGATTTCAGCGTCGCCAATTTGCAAGACGAGTCAGAAACATTTTCACTGGATTCATTTAAAGGGAAGTATGTGCTGCTGGACTTTTGGGCAACCTGGTGTGGCCCCTGTGTCAAAGAGTTGCCAAATGTGTTGACTGTCTACAACCAGTATCACGATCAGGGATTGGAAATCCTGTCACTGTCCGGTGATCAGAGTCCGGAAGATGTGCTGGAGTTTCTCGACGGTGGTGAAGCGGAAATGCCCTGGAATCATGCATTTCTCGGTGCTGGCGGTAAACCACAAATGGCTAAGGACTATCAAGTTCGCGGTTTTCCAACTATGTTTCTGATCGACCCTGAAGGCAAGATTGTTGCCATGGGTGATTCGCTGCGTGGTCACAAACTCAATGAAACCATTAGCAAACTGATGAATTAATCCGTTTTTTATTGAACGAATTTTTTCTGCACGTTGAGACAAACGAGAGAGCTAATGAGTACCGCATTAACCTTTGATGAGCTTTTTGACCCGGAATTTCTATCTTCTCTGGGACACTTGAGTATCACCGCCCGGCGAGTTGCCGGCGGTGGCCGCTTTGGTGAAAAACTGTCGAAAGATCTGGGCAGTGGCCTGGAGTTTAAAGATTTTCGACCTTATTCCGCAGGAGACGATTTACGGCGTATCGACTGGAATATTTATAACCGTCTTGGGCGGATTTTTCTGCGGCTCTATGAAGAGCAACAGGACCTGCCGCTATACCTGATGCCGGATCTGTCGGAAAGTATGTACAGCGAAGGTGCAGTGCGAGCAAAAGCGGCGTTGAGAGCCAGTCTGGCAATGGCGACGATCAGCATGAATCAAAATGATTCAGCCGGTCTGGTGCCTTTTGGTGAAGACATGGAAGTGATTACCAAAGGAAAGTCCGGCAAAGCCAACATCATGAGTTTTGCCCGCCACTTGTCCGGTCTCAAGCCACAGGCTAAAACCGACCTGCCTAAATCACTGCAAAAACTCAGCAGCTTGAATCTGCGTTCGGGTTTGCTGGTAATTGTCAGTGACTTTTTTGACCCGGCCGGATTGGAAGCGATTAAAAAAGCCTTGGGCAAAGTGAAGCACAAGGTTTTACTGATTCAGATCGTTCGGCCTTCTGATTCTGATCCCACGTTGCAGGGCGAATTGCGGTTACGCGATTGTGAAACTGGTGAGGTAGCAGACATCGCCATGACCACGGCAGTTCTCAAGCGCTATCAGGAAGCTTACCAAACCTTCAGCGAACAGCTTGCGCAAGTGGCTAAAAAGCGCCAGGCGGGTCTACTGCGATTGGATGCTGAAGGCGATGTGGTCGGCCAGTTGGCCAAGCTCTTTGAGACTGGCAGTTTACATGTTTGATGGGAGAGCCCAGATGAGTCTTGTCATGCACTGCACAGCTGAGCAAGCACAAGCCGGCTCTTTTCCCGGAGGGAAAGAATGAATTTCGTCAACCTATCCCCTATGGCTGTTTTGGGCGGTGTTGCTGCTCTGGCTGCGATTCTTTATGCAGCCCAGCGTTTGCGTATTCGCTTTCAGGAGCAGGAAGTAGCTACTTTACTGTTTTGGAAGGAAGCGCTGAATGAGGCGCCGGTGCGCACCTTTAAGCATAAATTTCGTCACTTCTGGGCGTATTTGTTCTTGTTATCTATTTGCACGCTGCTCTGGCTCGCATTTGCAAAGCCGACTATAGAGGCTTCTTCAGAGGCGGATGAGTATGTGCTGCTACTGGATGGCTCGGCACTGATGACCCGTGAGGGTCGATTCCAGCAGGCTCTGGCTGCATTGGAAGCCGACTTGGCCGAGCTCCCGGAAGAACGGCGTAGAGTTATCTGGTGCGGCTCACGGTTTATGACTCTGTTGAAATCGGGCGAGCACAGTTTGCTGCTGGCTGAACGTGTCAAAGATCTTCAGCCGGAGGCCGTACCTTCCTCTCTGGCCTTACAGTTAAGTCAGCTCAATTCCGGAGCAGCTCATACACATGTACGTATCTATGGGGACTCCCCGGTCTCTAGTGCCGATTTGGAGCGACTGCCGGAAACGGTTGAAGTATCGCTTGGCTTTGGTGCCATGCCGGAAAACTTTACCAATTCCGGTATCACGTCGATTGGCGCGACGGCCGCCGCCAGTGGCGAGTGGGGACTTGTCGATCTGTTGGTTCAGGTAGAGGGTGACTTGCCTCTTAAGGCATCAGAGCTGCAATTAACCAAAGATGGTCAGTCAATACCTGCTGAATTTGTGGTTACTGATAGTGGCTATCAGTGGTGGGCGTTTAATGTCCCAGCAGATGGTTCATCGATTTCGGCACAGTTGGACACCACGGATGATCTGCTCTGCGATAACCGTGCGGATATTACCCTGCCGATTTTTGAAAAAATTCGCGTTCAATTGTCCCGTGCGGTACCAGAGTCACTGGCTATGGCGATTGCTGCAGATGTAGCAGTAGAACTGGTCACAGAGCAGCCCGATGTTGTGGTTCGTCTGCACAATGAAGCGCTGGGTGGCAATGTTCCGGCGATGGAGCTGGCTCCAGCTGAGTTGCAATCGGCAGCGTTCGTAGTGAGCTACCCCTCGGGACGAGATGGCGATGCCATTTTTGCCCAGGCAATGTCTGAAATTGGGCTGGGAAACATCGACGCCGTTGGATTGGCTGAGCAGACACAGAAGACGATTGAGGTGACTGCTGAAGCGGGCGAAGGGTGGTCATTCAGTGTCTGGCAAGAACTGATGCAGCCAAGCTATAACTTTATTCAGTCACGGGCATTTCCGTTGTTTGTGGCACACAGTATTCGCTGGTTGGCGGGTGCTCAACAGTGGTACCCCTACGCCGCTGTCGGTCGCCCGCTGCCTGCGGCTCAACCGGCTATTGAGCCTGGCTTCATCAATGATTCTGGTCAATCGGCCACGGTAGAAGGTGAGCGTTTCTTCCCGGTTCGACCCTCAGTGCTGTCTCGAGCCAATAGCCATGAACCACTGGCAGTTACTTTCCTGGATAGAGACACGACCTTGCTGACGACCGAAAGCGCACTGTTGGAAGGCAGCTTGCCGGCTTTTACACCAGCAGTGGGAGTCAATCTTTGGTGGTGGCTTGTGCTGTTGGCGTTAGTGTTGTTGACAGTGGAGTGGTGGAGTTACAACAAAGGGCGGATGCCGTAGGTTGTGAGACGAGAGACGAGAGACGAGAGACGAGTGATGTGAGAAGAGAAGTTACTTGGGTGAATCGGAGTTAATCGTCTCCCATCTCCCATCTCCCATCTCCCGAAAAAGGTTTTGATTATGCAGATCAGTTTTTTACATCCGTTATTTTTTCTGCTGCTGGTACTGGTGCCTGCGCTGTGGTTATGGCCCAAGCGTGGAAGTCGATCCATTTCAGCAGTGTGGCGTTCACTGGTATTTGTAGCACTGGTAACTGCCCTTGCTCAGCCAATTGTCATCAGCACCAGCAGTGAGTCTTTTCGGGTAGTGATACTCGACCTGTCGGAAAGTGTATCTGATGAGGCGCGCGATCAGCTGCTTGATCGGATCCCAAGCCTGCTCAGTCTTGAATCGAGCAGTGAGAACCTGTCACTGATTGAGGTTGGCGGGCAACTGCCATCTGCCGTCAATGTTGAGTCAGGGGTGGAGCGCATCGTGCTGAATGACCCGGAAAATTCCTCTGATCTGGGTCGGGCATTGGCGGTTGCCAGTGCACAGATTCCTTATCACAGCGCAGGGAGTATCACACTGGTAAGTGATGGCCTGGCAACAAACCCTGACTGGTCGCGTGCCGTACAGGCGTTGATTGAGCGTGACATACCGGTTCATGTTGTCGAGATGGCGGCGGCAGAGCTTGATGTGTATCCAACGGCGCTCAAGGCTGATGGTGAGCTGCGGGTTGGTCACAGTGGACAGGTGAGTGTGACCCTGCTTGGTAGTGGCGAGGCCAAGGTGATTTTGCTTAATGAGCAGGGCGAAAGCCTGGCCGAGAAATTGATTCAACTAAACGGAAGACGCCAGGTCAGCTTTGAATACGAGCCGACTCATCAGGGATTTGAAACGCTGTCTGTGTTGGTCGAAACCTTGAATGCACAGGACGCACCTGGCAATAACCGTCTCTCTACTGAAATAGCTGTTCTGCCACCGTTGCGAGTGCTGTATCTCGGAGACCGGATGTACGGTGGTGCCGATCGAATTCAACAATTGGTAGGCGCCGGTTTTCAGATTGAAAAGCCATCCGTGGAGCTGAATGGCGAATTTCCGCTGAGTAACTATCAGTTGGTCATATTGGATGATTTTCCGGCTGCTAAATTACCGCAGTCGTTCCAGTCGCTGCTCAATGAGCAGGTTCAGGAGCGCGGACTGGGGTTGCTCTACAGCGGTGGTAAATCCGCCTTTGGTGATGGCGGATACCTCAACACAACCGTTGCCGAACTGCTGCCAGTAACACTGCAGCAGCGTCAGGAAAAGCGTGAGCCAACAGTGGCACTTACCCTGATTATTGACTCCTCCGGGTCGATGAGTGGGCAGCGAATGGAGTTGGCCAAACAGGTGGCTATGTTGTCGCTGAAAAAACTAAATCGCAATGACCTAGTGGGCATTGTTGAGTTCTATGGTGCCAAAAACTGGGCAGTACCCTTGCAGCCTCTGGCGGATCGGAATTATGTCCAGCGTGCGATCGGGCGTATGAAGCCCGATGGTCGCACCGTATTAATGCCTGCCATTGAAGCGGCACTCTACGGCCTGAAAAATGTTCAAGCTCGTCATAAACATATTCTGGTAAT is a window from the Porticoccaceae bacterium LTM1 genome containing:
- a CDS encoding TlpA disulfide reductase family protein, which translates into the protein MFKRTAIASVVAGLALSMSAFSGDFDYVLEDMAAVKKQIEAKISIVPDKKTQMTIAQQLDFEVELQSLMEMQAQTVGLEAEAYRLAELKLYMDYQNKKFKKVLKKVVNDVPASSYAWSAFPELAGSVAIHLPKVINQKAMPYIDGLRSNSSADVVAHVEGVDLLYMIFNGQLPKAEATYDRLSKTYPDMAVLEQAKQQLEHLRTKPHVGKEAMDFSVANLQDESETFSLDSFKGKYVLLDFWATWCGPCVKELPNVLTVYNQYHDQGLEILSLSGDQSPEDVLEFLDGGEAEMPWNHAFLGAGGKPQMAKDYQVRGFPTMFLIDPEGKIVAMGDSLRGHKLNETISKLMN
- a CDS encoding DUF58 domain-containing protein, with the translated sequence MSTALTFDELFDPEFLSSLGHLSITARRVAGGGRFGEKLSKDLGSGLEFKDFRPYSAGDDLRRIDWNIYNRLGRIFLRLYEEQQDLPLYLMPDLSESMYSEGAVRAKAALRASLAMATISMNQNDSAGLVPFGEDMEVITKGKSGKANIMSFARHLSGLKPQAKTDLPKSLQKLSSLNLRSGLLVIVSDFFDPAGLEAIKKALGKVKHKVLLIQIVRPSDSDPTLQGELRLRDCETGEVADIAMTTAVLKRYQEAYQTFSEQLAQVAKKRQAGLLRLDAEGDVVGQLAKLFETGSLHV
- a CDS encoding MoxR family ATPase yields the protein MTSAINNPVFTSEDARKAAERFREIYSNIKTQVCEMMVGQDEVIDGVMTALFAGGHVLLEGVPGLGKTMLVNSLSKAVGTDFSRIQFTPDMMPADIQGTSVLMETPDGGQELQFQEGPIVSNLVLADEINRATPKTQSALLEAMQERQVTVGKRTIKLPEPFCVLATQNPVEQEGTYPLPEAQLDRFLFKLVVGYPKEQDYHTILDRTTGGASPVITAATTGQEIIEMRNIVRQVPVSDVAKTYAIHLVMGTQPGSDYAPDIVNEFAALGSSPRGAQSLLLAGKVRALLSGRFAVSCDDIRDVAIPVLRHRMVINFHGQSEGINDADLVREIVANVKQPNE
- a CDS encoding VWA domain-containing protein; translated protein: MQISFLHPLFFLLLVLVPALWLWPKRGSRSISAVWRSLVFVALVTALAQPIVISTSSESFRVVILDLSESVSDEARDQLLDRIPSLLSLESSSENLSLIEVGGQLPSAVNVESGVERIVLNDPENSSDLGRALAVASAQIPYHSAGSITLVSDGLATNPDWSRAVQALIERDIPVHVVEMAAAELDVYPTALKADGELRVGHSGQVSVTLLGSGEAKVILLNEQGESLAEKLIQLNGRRQVSFEYEPTHQGFETLSVLVETLNAQDAPGNNRLSTEIAVLPPLRVLYLGDRMYGGADRIQQLVGAGFQIEKPSVELNGEFPLSNYQLVILDDFPAAKLPQSFQSLLNEQVQERGLGLLYSGGKSAFGDGGYLNTTVAELLPVTLQQRQEKREPTVALTLIIDSSGSMSGQRMELAKQVAMLSLKKLNRNDLVGIVEFYGAKNWAVPLQPLADRNYVQRAIGRMKPDGRTVLMPAIEAALYGLKNVQARHKHILVISDAGVEKGDFESIIRRASREGITLSTVMTGNGDDNEVMNQMARVGGGRFYAVNDRYSLIELNLKKDAETKLPAYQQGTYSIETQMHSADGKGWWAGLLTDELPPVQGYMEVQSRSGAEQLLQVSNSEHPLLSSWRYGLGRVTALMTEPVGPGTQSWQKWESYGAWLGRVMRRTANDLAPFETRWQREGGRVWLDVVARQRSVTPALTVGNSEMQQTLPLTEAAPGWFRTELKTDYTESVRLQVNGWPLAVPSTLSPERQVDPVHGLDLVALATATGGERLAAGQALPERSISNSASLQIKELWGWFLLAALLLYLVEIILRRLPRQ